In Mangrovivirga cuniculi, the following proteins share a genomic window:
- a CDS encoding isoaspartyl peptidase/L-asparaginase family protein — translation MHGGAGTILKEHMTSEKEKGYRSALETALKAGEKILEKGGSASDAVTEAVASMEDSELFNAGKGSVFTNNEDHELEASIMDGKTLNAGAICSVKHIKNPIKLSRVIMDDPEFVFLAGEGAEEYAEKKGFSLVSNDYFFSEFRYNQLKSIKNEGSMKLDHDSDKKFGTVGAVAIDKYGTIAGATSTGGLTNKKYGRIGDSPVIGSGVYADNETCAISCTGYGEFFLRAVTAYDIAATMKYKNVSLQKAADEVIIEKMTRFGGEGGVIGIDSSGNIVFSFNSEGMYRGMVKEGEEIKTMIYKDN, via the coding sequence ATTCACGGGGGTGCTGGCACTATTCTCAAAGAGCATATGACCAGCGAAAAAGAAAAAGGATATAGATCTGCACTTGAAACTGCACTTAAGGCTGGTGAAAAAATTTTAGAAAAAGGAGGCTCAGCAAGTGATGCAGTAACAGAAGCTGTTGCGAGCATGGAAGATAGTGAACTGTTTAATGCAGGGAAAGGATCTGTCTTCACAAATAATGAAGATCATGAACTCGAAGCTTCTATTATGGATGGTAAGACACTCAATGCCGGAGCGATCTGTAGTGTAAAACATATAAAAAATCCCATAAAATTGTCAAGGGTGATCATGGATGATCCGGAATTTGTTTTTCTGGCTGGAGAAGGAGCAGAAGAGTATGCAGAAAAAAAAGGATTCAGTCTCGTAAGTAATGATTATTTCTTTTCAGAGTTCAGATATAATCAGCTCAAGAGTATAAAAAACGAGGGCTCGATGAAACTCGATCATGACAGTGATAAAAAATTTGGTACTGTTGGTGCTGTAGCGATCGATAAATATGGAACCATTGCAGGAGCAACAAGTACCGGGGGACTCACAAATAAAAAATACGGACGTATTGGTGATAGCCCTGTTATAGGCAGTGGTGTTTACGCAGATAATGAAACATGTGCTATAAGTTGCACAGGGTATGGAGAATTCTTCCTCAGAGCTGTAACGGCATATGATATTGCAGCGACCATGAAATACAAGAACGTTTCCTTACAAAAGGCTGCAGATGAGGTGATCATCGAAAAAATGACACGGTTTGGAGGTGAAGGAGGAGTTATAGGTATAGACTCTTCAGGTAATATAGTTTTTTCATTCAATTCCGAAGGTATGTACAGGGGAATGGTAAAAGAAGGAGAAGAGATAAAAACCATGATTTATAAAGATAACTGA
- a CDS encoding pirin family protein, whose protein sequence is MPSTWNGSRQPFFVITPFKNRQAFRRSSIALCPPHPHRGFCPVSLVFEGAVEHKDSLGNEEVIEEGGVQWITAGKGIIHSEKEALKESGKKYCDFQLIQLWINLREEDKLSEPSYLPLTRNQLPKVPFQGRESEVKLISGNYRSIVGPERRTSDINIFTIESVKGEHLCFDLPHKHQVIVYQLEGVSRIGNDFIEPGIWSISNRKKEK, encoded by the coding sequence ATTCCCTCAACCTGGAATGGATCACGCCAACCCTTTTTTGTTATTACACCATTTAAAAATAGACAGGCATTCCGGAGATCATCCATTGCTTTATGTCCCCCACATCCTCACAGGGGGTTCTGTCCAGTTTCACTTGTTTTCGAAGGTGCTGTGGAACATAAAGACAGTCTTGGTAATGAGGAAGTCATTGAAGAAGGAGGAGTTCAATGGATTACTGCCGGTAAAGGTATTATTCACAGTGAAAAAGAAGCGCTTAAAGAATCCGGAAAAAAATATTGCGATTTCCAGCTAATTCAACTTTGGATAAACCTCAGGGAAGAGGACAAGCTAAGTGAACCCTCATATCTTCCTCTAACCAGAAATCAACTACCTAAAGTTCCTTTCCAAGGAAGAGAATCAGAGGTAAAGCTTATTTCCGGAAATTACAGAAGTATTGTCGGACCTGAAAGGCGTACTTCTGACATCAATATATTCACCATCGAAAGTGTAAAAGGAGAACATTTGTGCTTTGATTTGCCTCACAAACACCAGGTAATCGTTTACCAGCTAGAAGGTGTATCAAGAATCGGAAATGATTTTATCGAGCCTGGGATCTGGTCTATTTCGAACCGGAAAAAGGAAAAATAA
- a CDS encoding pirin-like C-terminal cupin domain-containing protein, with translation MLESGKILLLSAEQWKEKVVAHGPFVMNREIEIMEAIRDFETGQMGRM, from the coding sequence ATTTTAGAATCAGGTAAAATCCTACTGCTTTCAGCTGAACAATGGAAAGAAAAAGTGGTAGCCCATGGTCCGTTTGTTATGAATAGGGAAATTGAAATTATGGAAGCAATAAGAGATTTTGAAACCGGGCAAATGGGAAGAATGTGA
- a CDS encoding TrmH family RNA methyltransferase gives MKQLNHQETPIKNHDNQIVLICDDVENADNIGMILRVADGFGVQKVMFKSETKELSKKSKRVSRSAYERIEFEFLSSLGQHINDYKEAGYHIVAVELTNESIDLRKFDCGAMDKIVIIIGNESRGYLQIFWHYVMRQ, from the coding sequence TTGAAACAGCTTAATCACCAGGAAACACCAATTAAAAATCACGATAATCAAATCGTATTAATATGCGATGATGTTGAAAACGCTGATAACATTGGTATGATCCTTAGAGTTGCGGATGGATTCGGGGTTCAAAAGGTGATGTTTAAATCTGAAACAAAAGAACTATCTAAGAAATCTAAGAGAGTATCAAGATCAGCATATGAAAGGATAGAATTCGAATTCCTTTCTTCATTAGGTCAGCATATAAATGATTACAAAGAAGCCGGTTATCATATCGTTGCTGTCGAATTGACGAATGAAAGTATCGATCTCAGAAAATTTGATTGTGGAGCAATGGATAAAATTGTAATTATAATCGGAAACGAATCGAGGGGGTATCTGCAGATATTCTGGCATTATGTGATGAGGCAGTGA
- a CDS encoding LytR/AlgR family response regulator transcription factor, with protein sequence MIKVLIVEDEKPATDILKYYLDNYDDIELIGAVSDGFSGIKSIKDLNPDLVFLDIHMPRLNGLEMLELLDEPPQVIFITAYDQYAVKAFELEAIDYLLKPIEEERLSSAIERARNKINSGEKADYSKLSKRMIGDENEFLNRIAVKQGSKVHVFPIEEIICFTADDDYVNIIHSSGKFLKQTTLKYLEGVLPPDQFYRIHRSSLVNADFIERIEPLEKQQYVLITKNGERLGVSKNGYSLLREKLGL encoded by the coding sequence ATGATTAAAGTACTTATTGTAGAAGATGAAAAACCGGCAACTGATATTCTTAAATATTATCTTGATAATTATGATGATATTGAATTGATTGGTGCTGTATCAGATGGATTCAGTGGTATTAAAAGTATTAAAGATTTAAATCCGGACCTGGTTTTTCTGGATATCCATATGCCACGGCTTAATGGACTTGAGATGCTGGAGTTGTTAGATGAACCACCCCAGGTAATCTTTATTACAGCTTATGATCAATACGCTGTGAAAGCATTTGAATTGGAGGCTATTGATTATCTACTAAAACCAATCGAAGAGGAAAGATTATCTTCTGCTATCGAAAGAGCGCGAAATAAAATTAATTCAGGAGAAAAAGCCGATTATTCAAAGCTTTCTAAAAGGATGATCGGAGATGAAAATGAATTTCTTAACCGAATAGCTGTTAAACAGGGTAGCAAAGTTCATGTTTTTCCTATTGAAGAAATTATCTGTTTTACTGCTGATGACGATTATGTTAATATTATTCATTCTTCGGGTAAATTTTTAAAACAAACGACTCTAAAATACCTTGAGGGAGTTTTACCGCCTGATCAGTTTTATCGCATACATCGTTCGAGCCTTGTAAATGCTGATTTTATTGAGCGAATTGAACCATTGGAGAAGCAACAGTATGTCCTTATCACTAAGAATGGAGAGAGATTAGGTGTTTCAAAAAATGGTTATAGTTTGTTAAGAGAAAAATTAGGATTGTAA
- a CDS encoding sensor histidine kinase — MSEKLKSSSGLLIIYILIGLLLSYVELKVLGGQKSVIYTSNISFFIFASILFLPIPQIINFLNPGFQKLFQLIISYLILTIMIIFGAHMGSRGISFLITGEPVPFINESLYLKLLVSVPAFIGTLIYFYSTYYYKAFREQIMAEADWKAQKNEVELNLLKARLNPHFLFNALNSLAALSITDNRKMPEYLGKLSAFLRTILSKRTEKIVFLEDELEQIRRYISLEKLRFGDRLEWIEDLEYNRGEVKIPVFIFQPLIENAIKHGVNESSKPILITFKGRVSEGMFKAAISNDVGEMPGHKKGTGWGLENVRKQLNLIYGRKDLLNISKGDGKFTVNLYFPLDEQY, encoded by the coding sequence ATGTCTGAAAAACTAAAATCATCCTCAGGATTACTTATAATTTATATTTTAATCGGGCTTTTGCTCTCTTACGTTGAACTAAAAGTTCTTGGAGGGCAAAAGTCCGTTATTTATACGTCAAATATTAGTTTTTTTATCTTTGCATCAATTTTATTCCTGCCCATTCCTCAAATTATCAATTTCTTAAATCCGGGATTTCAAAAATTATTTCAGTTGATAATCTCTTATTTGATTCTGACTATAATGATAATTTTTGGCGCCCACATGGGGTCCAGAGGAATAAGTTTTTTAATTACAGGAGAACCAGTCCCTTTTATTAATGAATCATTATACCTTAAACTATTAGTTTCTGTACCAGCTTTTATCGGTACTCTTATATATTTTTATAGTACCTATTATTATAAAGCCTTCAGGGAACAAATTATGGCTGAAGCTGATTGGAAAGCCCAAAAGAATGAGGTTGAATTAAATCTACTTAAGGCCAGGTTAAATCCTCATTTCTTATTCAATGCCTTGAATTCATTAGCAGCTTTAAGTATTACCGATAATCGTAAAATGCCTGAATATCTGGGAAAATTGTCTGCTTTTCTTCGGACTATTTTATCTAAGAGAACTGAAAAGATTGTTTTCCTCGAAGATGAATTAGAACAAATCCGGAGGTATATATCATTAGAAAAGCTGCGTTTTGGAGATCGGCTTGAATGGATAGAGGATCTGGAATATAACCGTGGAGAAGTTAAAATACCGGTTTTTATTTTTCAGCCTTTAATTGAAAATGCCATTAAACATGGGGTAAATGAAAGTAGCAAGCCAATATTGATCACATTCAAAGGCAGGGTAAGCGAAGGAATGTTTAAAGCGGCTATTTCAAATGATGTAGGAGAAATGCCAGGACATAAAAAAGGTACGGGTTGGGGACTGGAAAATGTCAGGAAGCAATTAAATTTAATTTACGGCAGAAAAGACTTGTTGAACATTTCAAAAGGAGATGGTAAATTCACCGTTAATCTTTATTTTCCATTGGACGAACAATATTAA
- a CDS encoding LiaF transmembrane domain-containing protein codes for MKNRKAYVGIVLLLIGIAYLLRNLGIDILPREFFGWEMIFIAIGTVLLIGERNKTPGVIFLAIGGISLLNDLIDFPRISWAVLWPTILIIIGASIFLRHAGIITGGKKKLSDDEPSPDEIDDLSFFGGGERYYDSESFKGGKMTAIFGGSDIDLTNAKLGPGTNELNVFVMFGGIDLAVPSHWIIKNDLSAAFGGYSDKRIRTDGYIVSETGEEERPVLKLTGTVLFGGMEIRSYPKRPRTV; via the coding sequence ATGAAAAATAGGAAAGCATACGTCGGCATTGTATTATTACTAATAGGTATAGCCTATTTATTAAGAAACTTAGGAATAGATATTCTTCCCAGGGAGTTTTTTGGTTGGGAGATGATATTTATTGCCATCGGTACAGTTTTATTAATTGGAGAAAGAAATAAAACCCCCGGAGTAATATTCCTTGCTATAGGAGGTATTAGTCTTTTAAATGACCTGATTGACTTTCCACGCATAAGCTGGGCAGTTCTTTGGCCGACAATCCTGATTATAATCGGTGCATCGATATTTTTGCGTCACGCAGGTATAATTACTGGTGGAAAAAAAAAGTTGAGTGATGACGAACCTTCTCCGGATGAAATTGACGATCTGTCATTTTTTGGTGGAGGTGAGAGATATTACGATAGCGAATCGTTTAAGGGTGGAAAGATGACAGCAATTTTTGGTGGCTCGGATATTGATCTAACCAATGCAAAACTGGGGCCAGGTACAAATGAATTAAATGTATTTGTAATGTTCGGTGGTATTGATCTGGCAGTTCCGTCACATTGGATAATTAAAAATGATCTTTCAGCGGCATTTGGAGGATATAGTGATAAAAGAATTAGAACAGATGGTTATATTGTAAGCGAAACGGGTGAAGAAGAAAGGCCAGTGTTGAAACTTACAGGGACAGTGTTATTTGGTGGCATGGAGATAAGATCTTATCCGAAAAGACCCAGAACAGTGTAA
- a CDS encoding T9SS type A sorting domain-containing protein: MKLFFSRAIILLIAIYLLQDNIVIAQQVNAFAAVTSLSGNNITVSEVDETFDSFEVGEKILIMQMQDDVIGETGNNTNFGDLGDIRSAGLTEMVEITAINEASGIPNSITVDNISNSFNICSNCSVQIVSFPDLGNNYSTSADITSKAWDGKTGGVVAVRVSGVLTLNHDIIMDGKGFRGGARDNNTISGNCDDAEHFSSSDDRYAGKGEGIYKIDDSNYLYGRGKILTGGGGGNEHNGGGGGGGNFDIGGDGGAGWNCNGSTAGGIGGLSLSSFISSSRMFLGGGGGAGEGNNNVNSNGGNGGGIIILQAQTLKTVGNDRRLISANGETASDSGNDGAGGGGAAGSIFIDVNTYNILGASGADITANGGNGGNVNHSNAHGGGGGGSQGVIMYSAAHPPEIISYTMIGLAGCNNFSCSSTASDAGGNNYDGIMVGAGSPLPVELISFEARINQSELIVNLKWATATEINNEKFIVQRSIDGSTWMPVTEVQGAGDSNEILYYSTSDDNPVLGKSYYRLKQIDFDGDFEYSPIVSVNLSPNNHSIIYPNPAKNIAYIKLLNNQEINNIQLISSTGSIVTPEIKLSNGVHSFPVIQYAAGVYSLIINTEKEKIIRKLIIK; the protein is encoded by the coding sequence ATGAAATTATTTTTTAGCAGGGCTATTATATTATTAATCGCCATATATCTTTTGCAAGACAATATTGTAATTGCTCAACAAGTAAATGCATTTGCAGCAGTAACCTCTCTTTCAGGAAATAATATTACTGTATCAGAGGTCGATGAAACATTTGACAGTTTCGAAGTCGGGGAAAAAATCCTGATTATGCAGATGCAAGATGATGTAATTGGAGAGACAGGAAATAATACAAATTTTGGAGATCTGGGTGATATAAGATCAGCCGGATTGACCGAGATGGTTGAAATTACAGCAATTAATGAGGCATCAGGAATCCCGAATTCAATAACAGTAGATAATATCAGCAACAGTTTTAATATCTGCAGTAACTGTTCTGTTCAGATAGTTTCATTCCCTGATCTTGGCAACAATTATTCTACCAGTGCTGACATAACCTCTAAAGCCTGGGATGGAAAAACAGGCGGTGTTGTAGCTGTCCGCGTTAGTGGCGTTTTAACGTTAAATCATGATATTATTATGGATGGTAAAGGTTTCAGAGGTGGAGCCAGGGATAATAATACGATATCCGGGAATTGTGACGATGCTGAGCATTTCTCATCATCAGATGATCGGTATGCAGGTAAGGGAGAAGGAATTTATAAAATTGATGATAGTAACTATCTATATGGACGAGGCAAAATCCTTACCGGTGGCGGTGGTGGAAATGAACACAACGGTGGCGGTGGTGGCGGAGGAAACTTCGATATCGGTGGAGACGGTGGTGCCGGTTGGAATTGCAATGGTTCAACTGCTGGAGGTATAGGAGGATTAAGTTTATCGTCCTTTATAAGTTCCTCCAGAATGTTCCTTGGAGGGGGCGGAGGTGCTGGTGAAGGTAATAATAATGTGAATTCTAATGGAGGTAATGGAGGTGGAATTATCATTCTTCAGGCTCAGACACTGAAAACTGTGGGAAATGACAGAAGATTAATTTCGGCTAATGGTGAGACTGCTTCAGATTCAGGTAATGATGGAGCAGGTGGTGGGGGCGCAGCTGGAAGCATATTTATAGATGTAAATACATACAATATTCTTGGTGCTTCAGGAGCAGATATTACAGCGAATGGAGGAAATGGAGGAAATGTAAATCATTCCAATGCTCATGGCGGAGGTGGAGGTGGAAGTCAGGGGGTAATTATGTATTCAGCAGCTCATCCACCTGAAATAATATCGTATACGATGATAGGCCTCGCAGGATGTAATAATTTCTCTTGTTCCTCAACCGCTTCAGATGCTGGTGGAAACAACTATGATGGTATAATGGTAGGTGCAGGTAGTCCTCTTCCTGTGGAATTAATTTCTTTTGAAGCCAGGATTAATCAATCAGAACTAATTGTGAACCTGAAATGGGCCACGGCCACTGAAATAAATAATGAAAAATTTATAGTACAAAGATCAATAGATGGTTCAACCTGGATGCCTGTCACTGAAGTTCAAGGGGCAGGTGATTCAAATGAAATATTATATTATTCTACTTCAGATGATAATCCAGTGTTAGGAAAATCGTATTACAGACTGAAGCAAATTGATTTTGACGGAGATTTTGAATATTCACCAATAGTATCAGTAAACCTCTCCCCAAACAATCATTCGATAATTTATCCTAATCCGGCTAAAAATATCGCTTATATAAAGCTGTTAAATAACCAGGAAATAAATAATATTCAATTGATTTCTTCTACCGGTTCTATAGTCACACCTGAAATCAAGCTCAGCAATGGTGTTCATTCATTTCCTGTCATTCAATATGCAGCCGGTGTATATAGTTTAATAATTAATACAGAAAAGGAAAAAATAATTCGTAAGCTAATAATTAAATAA
- a CDS encoding hydrogen peroxide-inducible genes activator produces MISLVQLEYILAVDTYRHFAKAAEKCHVTQPTLSMQLRKLEEQLDVKIFDRTKQPVMPTEAGKVIIEQARNIIRERDKLSSIVEEFKGTISGKLRVGIIPSLAPYLVPMFVGHIAKTYPLLELEIQELVTEEIVNKLKTDELDTGILVTPLKEPGIKERPLFYEEIKAYVNPGHDLSKKKTLSVNDLASPNIWVLSQGHCFRHQVLNLCAFKQESTAELPFKYESGSLETLKKLVEKEGGFTLLPELAVNEFNDKEKALLKEFGGVNPLREVSLVVVRNFAKERLISLLEANIKNHVPQVMLSKDRGQVVEWR; encoded by the coding sequence ATGATATCCTTAGTTCAATTAGAATATATTCTTGCAGTAGATACTTATCGTCATTTTGCAAAGGCCGCGGAAAAGTGTCATGTAACTCAGCCAACTTTAAGTATGCAGCTTCGCAAGCTGGAAGAGCAGTTAGATGTAAAAATCTTTGATCGAACAAAACAACCTGTTATGCCTACTGAGGCAGGAAAAGTAATTATTGAACAGGCGAGGAATATTATAAGGGAGAGGGATAAGTTATCTTCAATAGTAGAAGAGTTTAAAGGTACAATTTCGGGTAAATTGCGAGTTGGGATAATTCCTTCTCTGGCTCCATATTTGGTTCCCATGTTTGTTGGTCATATCGCCAAGACCTATCCATTGCTTGAATTAGAAATTCAAGAGCTTGTTACCGAAGAAATAGTAAACAAGCTTAAAACAGATGAACTGGATACGGGTATATTAGTGACCCCATTAAAAGAGCCTGGTATAAAAGAACGGCCTCTCTTTTATGAAGAAATAAAAGCTTACGTTAATCCTGGTCACGATCTGAGCAAGAAGAAAACTTTGTCGGTAAACGATCTTGCCTCACCTAATATTTGGGTGTTAAGCCAGGGGCATTGTTTCAGGCATCAGGTTTTAAATTTATGTGCTTTCAAGCAGGAAAGCACAGCTGAACTGCCCTTTAAATACGAAAGCGGATCTCTTGAAACACTTAAAAAACTAGTAGAGAAAGAAGGTGGATTTACTCTTCTACCCGAACTGGCAGTAAATGAGTTTAATGATAAGGAAAAAGCTTTGCTGAAAGAATTTGGAGGGGTTAATCCTCTTCGGGAAGTTAGTCTGGTTGTGGTTCGGAATTTTGCCAAGGAACGATTGATTAGCTTGCTGGAGGCAAATATAAAGAACCACGTACCACAAGTGATGTTATCAAAAGATAGGGGACAGGTAGTCGAATGGAGATAA
- a CDS encoding Dps family protein — translation MNSTLNFIGLEKDKSEKLNHSLNDLLADYQIFYQNLRGFHWNIKGENFFELHEKFEELYKDVREKIDEIAERILTLDGQPVHTLSDYTNMSEIREARNIEHGREAVEITLNGFQIILSKQRNIMNIAQDAEDEGTITLLSDYIANQEKTAWMLKSWLR, via the coding sequence ATGAACAGCACATTAAATTTTATAGGATTAGAAAAAGATAAGTCAGAAAAACTAAATCATTCTCTTAATGATCTTCTCGCTGATTACCAAATATTCTATCAAAATCTAAGAGGTTTCCACTGGAACATAAAAGGAGAAAATTTCTTTGAATTACATGAAAAATTCGAAGAGCTCTATAAAGATGTCAGGGAAAAAATAGATGAAATAGCTGAAAGAATACTCACACTAGACGGACAACCAGTACATACTCTTTCAGACTATACAAACATGTCGGAAATTCGAGAAGCAAGAAATATTGAGCATGGTCGGGAAGCTGTTGAGATAACCCTAAATGGGTTCCAGATCATCCTTTCAAAACAAAGAAATATAATGAACATTGCACAGGATGCTGAAGATGAAGGTACTATCACTTTGTTGAGTGATTACATAGCCAATCAAGAGAAAACAGCATGGATGCTCAAATCGTGGCTAAGATAA
- a CDS encoding mechanosensitive ion channel family protein, which produces MNLALQIDKAIQNTPGLSIGLKIALASFIGVMIYFIIIKIISKISNKKRNISGKKIAQKIKYPFVLVLMILGAQVPIATYQKEFEFLSYIKPVLNVLLIFSIAWLLIQIVAVIKMIMVTKFDVSDSDNYRARKAFTQIQVAQRVLTFIILFLAFAASLMTFDQVRELGVSLFASAGIGGIIIGFAAQKVIGSFLAGVQIAITQPIKLDDVVIVEGEWGWVEEINLTYVVVKVWDQRRVILPTPYFLEKPFQNWTKTSADLLGTVYVYTDYKIPIEELRKFYEELIHKQQLWDGRVQNLQVTNATSDTVELRFMMSAINSPVLWDLRVKVREEIIKFIQDKFPEHLPRTRVELKKPDNQD; this is translated from the coding sequence ATGAATCTTGCGCTTCAAATCGATAAAGCTATACAAAATACACCAGGTCTTTCGATAGGACTAAAAATTGCCCTGGCATCTTTTATTGGGGTAATGATTTATTTTATAATTATTAAGATAATCAGTAAAATTTCGAATAAGAAGAGGAATATCTCAGGAAAAAAAATAGCGCAGAAGATCAAATATCCATTTGTACTGGTTTTGATGATCCTCGGGGCTCAAGTTCCAATTGCAACCTATCAGAAAGAATTTGAATTTCTTTCATATATAAAACCTGTATTAAATGTACTATTGATTTTTTCTATCGCCTGGCTATTGATTCAAATTGTCGCGGTAATTAAAATGATCATGGTAACGAAATTTGATGTTTCAGATTCAGACAATTACCGTGCTAGAAAAGCCTTTACACAAATCCAGGTAGCACAACGAGTATTAACTTTTATAATCTTATTTCTCGCTTTTGCTGCTTCTTTGATGACTTTCGATCAGGTAAGAGAATTAGGTGTCAGTCTTTTTGCTTCTGCAGGAATTGGAGGTATAATCATTGGTTTTGCTGCTCAAAAGGTAATTGGGTCCTTTTTAGCGGGTGTACAGATTGCCATTACTCAACCGATTAAACTTGATGATGTAGTGATTGTTGAGGGTGAATGGGGATGGGTGGAAGAAATAAACCTCACCTATGTTGTGGTCAAAGTGTGGGATCAACGGAGGGTAATACTACCTACTCCTTATTTCTTAGAAAAACCATTCCAGAACTGGACTAAAACATCAGCAGATTTACTGGGGACTGTTTATGTCTATACAGATTACAAAATCCCAATAGAAGAACTTAGAAAGTTTTACGAAGAATTAATTCATAAACAGCAATTATGGGACGGGAGGGTTCAAAACCTTCAAGTTACTAATGCGACTTCTGATACTGTTGAATTAAGATTTATGATGAGCGCCATCAATTCTCCTGTATTATGGGATCTGAGAGTTAAAGTCCGTGAAGAAATAATTAAGTTTATTCAGGACAAATTCCCTGAACATTTACCTCGCACACGAGTTGAATTAAAAAAACCTGATAATCAGGACTAA
- the trxA gene encoding thioredoxin — protein sequence MNNENLNKRFNNQRNKMASFKDLVNQDVPVLIDFHASWCGPCKMMSPIIDEAAKQFKGKAKILKIDVDKNQELAEKLQIRGVPTIMLFKNGELKWRESGVVQLPEIAAKIAENISA from the coding sequence ATAAACAACGAAAATTTAAATAAGAGGTTTAATAATCAGAGAAATAAAATGGCAAGTTTTAAGGATTTAGTAAATCAGGATGTACCCGTTTTAATAGATTTTCATGCTTCATGGTGCGGGCCATGTAAAATGATGTCACCTATTATTGATGAAGCAGCAAAGCAATTCAAAGGGAAAGCCAAAATATTAAAAATTGATGTTGACAAAAATCAGGAGTTAGCTGAGAAACTTCAGATAAGAGGGGTGCCGACAATTATGCTGTTTAAGAATGGGGAATTGAAATGGAGAGAATCCGGAGTAGTGCAATTACCTGAAATTGCAGCTAAAATAGCTGAGAATATATCTGCTTAA
- a CDS encoding MFS transporter, with amino-acid sequence MQKKQLYTRQFWLLCLSSFLFFASFNLIIPELPAYLKNLGGEEYLGWIIGLFTVTAGLSRPFSGKLTDTIGRIPIMIYGVFVCVIVGFIYAEITSVIGLLILRLVHGMSTGFKPTATSAYVADISPDHRRGEAMGILGMFGGLGMAMGNTVSSWITNTFSINVMFYTSSILALASILVLVGMKETLEEKRKFRFSLLKINFKDIFEPRAVPAALTMMLSVFSFGVVLTIMPDFSEYLGLENKGIFFGIFMSSSIVMRFVAGKLSDIYGRLPVLITGIAMLSFTMFLIGLSTNLTLLYTAAVIFGFAAGINSPTIFAWTIDLADDRHRGRALATVFIALEIGIGSGAFISGEIYDNMPSNFKDTFWTGGIIALLAVICAWYFYRRERKMIIKETES; translated from the coding sequence ATGCAAAAGAAACAACTATATACACGTCAATTCTGGCTACTTTGTTTAAGTTCCTTTTTATTTTTTGCAAGTTTTAATCTGATCATACCCGAATTACCAGCTTACCTGAAAAATTTAGGTGGTGAGGAATACCTCGGTTGGATAATCGGCCTATTTACAGTTACTGCAGGCCTAAGTCGTCCGTTTAGCGGAAAGCTTACCGACACAATCGGCCGTATTCCAATTATGATCTACGGTGTATTTGTTTGCGTAATAGTTGGATTTATTTATGCTGAAATCACTTCAGTAATTGGCCTTTTGATTTTAAGGCTGGTACATGGAATGTCAACAGGTTTTAAGCCAACTGCAACTTCGGCTTATGTAGCTGATATTAGTCCTGACCACCGGAGAGGTGAAGCTATGGGGATCCTTGGAATGTTTGGTGGATTAGGCATGGCAATGGGCAACACAGTATCCAGCTGGATAACCAATACCTTTTCAATCAACGTCATGTTTTATACAAGTTCCATATTAGCTTTAGCTTCAATATTGGTACTTGTAGGAATGAAAGAAACCCTTGAAGAGAAACGGAAATTCAGATTTTCACTGTTGAAAATTAATTTCAAAGATATTTTTGAACCGCGAGCAGTACCTGCAGCATTAACAATGATGCTATCTGTCTTTTCATTTGGCGTGGTCCTTACTATAATGCCAGACTTTAGTGAATATCTTGGGCTCGAAAATAAAGGGATATTTTTTGGGATCTTCATGAGTTCTTCAATTGTAATGAGGTTTGTCGCAGGGAAGTTATCTGATATATATGGTCGTTTGCCGGTATTAATTACCGGTATAGCAATGCTTAGTTTCACTATGTTCCTGATAGGCCTGAGTACTAATCTAACATTACTGTATACCGCAGCAGTAATATTTGGTTTTGCAGCTGGTATAAATTCGCCAACGATATTTGCATGGACTATTGACCTGGCTGATGATCGTCACAGAGGAAGAGCACTGGCTACTGTATTTATTGCACTTGAAATAGGAATTGGATCGGGTGCATTTATTTCAGGAGAAATTTATGACAATATGCCTTCTAATTTTAAAGATACATTTTGGACAGGTGGAATTATAGCTCTATTAGCTGTTATATGTGCATGGTACTTTTATCGTAGAGAACGGAAGATGATCATAAAAGAAACTGAGTCGTGA